In Mangrovivirga cuniculi, the following proteins share a genomic window:
- a CDS encoding type II secretion system F family protein produces MEGNKIYFKQPETKKEKKRAKSKSSGSSSIEFGGKKFKDKDKVVFYKEISSMLNAGLDVISALSIVSENEFSDKTKNIITKLNTDISNGASINQAFSDSESFSSYEIFNIKIGEETGRVKHVFKKLSEHYEQKDKQKKQFINAMIYPLSVVVISVIAVMFMMIFIVPMFKEVFGRTNADLPEITEAIISLSNFIQGNFVYIIGLSLILFLLVFINRKKTGFRKVTSSILLKIPVIKNVIKSYYLNRLCASFSILISSNIDLVRSIDFCSKMIGFYPLEESLRQMKSEILKGDSLHNTLNAKNKLFDNKFISFIKIGEETNQLDLMFEELSNQYADELEHRVSVLNKVIEPVIIIFLGGFVGLILVAMYLPMFEISTQMGF; encoded by the coding sequence ATGGAAGGCAATAAAATATATTTTAAGCAACCGGAAACTAAAAAGGAAAAGAAGAGAGCCAAGTCAAAATCTTCTGGGAGCAGTAGTATTGAATTTGGTGGAAAAAAATTCAAGGATAAAGACAAAGTAGTTTTCTATAAGGAAATAAGTTCAATGCTGAATGCAGGACTGGATGTTATTTCGGCATTGTCTATTGTCTCTGAAAACGAATTTTCAGATAAGACAAAAAATATCATTACTAAGTTGAATACTGATATTTCGAATGGAGCAAGTATAAACCAGGCATTTTCTGACTCTGAAAGCTTTTCTTCTTACGAGATATTTAATATTAAAATTGGTGAAGAAACCGGTAGAGTAAAACATGTTTTTAAAAAATTAAGCGAGCATTATGAACAAAAGGACAAACAGAAAAAACAATTTATCAATGCAATGATCTATCCCCTTTCAGTAGTTGTGATATCGGTCATTGCGGTGATGTTTATGATGATTTTTATTGTCCCGATGTTTAAGGAAGTATTTGGAAGAACTAACGCTGACTTACCAGAAATAACCGAGGCGATAATTTCTCTATCAAATTTTATCCAGGGCAACTTTGTCTATATAATCGGGCTATCCTTAATATTATTTTTACTGGTGTTTATTAATAGGAAAAAAACTGGCTTCCGAAAAGTGACTTCTTCTATCCTATTAAAAATCCCGGTTATTAAAAATGTTATCAAATCTTATTATTTAAACCGGTTATGTGCCTCTTTTTCTATTTTGATCTCATCAAATATAGATTTGGTCAGGTCAATTGACTTTTGCAGCAAAATGATTGGTTTTTATCCGCTGGAAGAATCCCTCAGGCAAATGAAAAGTGAAATTTTAAAGGGTGATTCTCTACACAATACCCTTAACGCAAAAAATAAATTATTTGATAACAAATTCATATCGTTTATTAAGATTGGAGAAGAGACCAACCAGCTTGACTTAATGTTTGAAGAGCTTTCCAATCAGTATGCTGATGAATTAGAACATCGGGTTTCTGTATTAAACAAGGTTATCGAGCCCGTTATTATAATTTTTCTAGGTGGATTTGTTGGGCTCATCCTTGTAGCGATGTATTTACCAATGTTTGAAATTTCTACCCAAATGGGATTTTGA
- a CDS encoding toxin-antitoxin system YwqK family antitoxin, whose translation MRKLSLLIIISITNYLIISAQELKDIDIESYKEYTNNFTIAYTDSVINFSVTDAKPKKLNNETFYFWYKNQDVNKTQGGYVGKLLDGPFTAINKSNDLLSQGRFEDGVKVDEWKFWDREGNLYSLLNYKKGQLNGKQFIYHKNNQVKIKSNYRNGVKNGKELVYDQKGRLVLETRYKNGLKHGKEILYQGDEKIIKKYKKGQLVNED comes from the coding sequence ATGAGGAAGTTATCACTATTGATAATTATATCTATTACTAATTATCTCATTATCAGCGCTCAAGAATTAAAGGACATCGACATAGAATCTTACAAGGAGTACACTAATAACTTTACTATTGCTTATACAGATTCGGTAATAAATTTTAGCGTGACTGATGCAAAACCAAAAAAATTAAATAACGAAACTTTCTACTTTTGGTATAAAAATCAGGATGTGAATAAAACCCAGGGAGGTTACGTTGGCAAATTGCTAGACGGACCATTTACAGCAATAAATAAAAGTAATGATTTGCTATCCCAGGGCCGCTTCGAAGATGGCGTAAAAGTTGACGAATGGAAGTTCTGGGATAGAGAAGGAAACCTCTACTCTTTACTTAATTACAAAAAAGGTCAGTTAAATGGCAAGCAATTCATTTATCATAAAAACAACCAGGTAAAGATCAAATCCAATTATCGTAACGGGGTTAAAAATGGAAAAGAGCTGGTTTACGATCAAAAGGGAAGGCTGGTATTAGAAACCAGGTACAAAAATGGATTAAAACACGGTAAGGAAATACTTTACCAGGGAGATGAAAAAATCATCAAAAAGTATAAAAAGGGGCAATTAGTCAATGAAGATTAA
- a CDS encoding type IV pilin protein gives MNFFNRNRVESYTLNELLVVLVIIGILVIMSLPVLLPLISKTRSVEAKQNLKHLHSLQKAYFYEFSKYSGELEQVGFQQDDLVTDSEEGTANYVIEIVNHSPSGFTGRATAVVDFDGDGTFNVWEINEKGTLNEVTKD, from the coding sequence ATGAATTTTTTCAACCGTAATCGTGTAGAATCTTACACTTTAAACGAGCTTCTTGTTGTTTTGGTAATAATCGGTATTCTGGTAATCATGTCGTTACCTGTTTTACTTCCGTTAATTTCTAAAACCCGATCGGTAGAAGCAAAGCAAAACTTAAAACATTTGCATTCTTTACAAAAGGCGTATTTCTACGAATTTTCTAAGTATTCAGGGGAGCTGGAGCAAGTAGGTTTTCAGCAAGACGACCTGGTAACAGACTCTGAAGAGGGAACGGCCAATTATGTCATTGAAATTGTTAATCACTCACCATCGGGATTTACCGGTAGAGCAACAGCGGTAGTCGATTTTGATGGTGATGGAACTTTTAATGTATGGGAAATTAACGAAAAGGGCACCTTAAATGAGGTGACTAAGGATTAA
- a CDS encoding GspE/PulE family protein, with protein sequence MDVIDKIEAQHLQEITSELAWHFSIIPFHRENGTLNLYRDEKLADRQDLNELKAILGLNVKIEYLPGQKIAEALSKYYPRKSGKTITATKVQDVNNPRFVQSLIIDAFNLDASDIHFEPFEKTAKIRLRIDGKLKEQFILDRNDYSSLVNRIKIMSDIDISEKRLPQDGRITLSDQQINIDIRVSSLPTKYGEKIVFRLLNKSNITIDLEKLGFKTHQLDNYRLAFHRPQGIILISGPTGSGKTTTLYATLKELNQPETNILTIEDPVEYTLEGINQTQLRNDIGLTYPVALKTFLRQDPDVIMVGEIRDKETADMAIRAAMTGHLVLSTIHTNSALETISRLTEMGIPGYLISDTLNASMAQRLLRKNCPDCSTAFELKEEDFPFKANTDKILSKVKTHNKGKGCENCLYTGYKGRVAIYELILMNNEIRETLFNSDKVKQSSMPDYEKLGDNALELLINGKTSLEEVLPYLI encoded by the coding sequence ATGGATGTGATAGATAAAATTGAAGCACAACACCTGCAGGAGATCACTTCAGAATTGGCGTGGCATTTTTCTATTATACCCTTTCATCGGGAAAATGGAACGCTGAATCTATACAGAGATGAAAAATTAGCTGATAGACAGGACCTGAATGAGCTTAAGGCTATACTAGGTTTGAATGTAAAGATTGAGTATTTACCTGGGCAAAAAATAGCAGAGGCTTTATCCAAATATTATCCGCGAAAAAGCGGAAAAACGATAACTGCTACGAAGGTTCAGGATGTTAACAATCCTCGATTTGTGCAGTCATTAATTATCGACGCTTTCAATCTGGATGCAAGTGATATTCACTTTGAGCCGTTTGAGAAAACTGCGAAGATCAGGCTTAGAATCGACGGTAAATTAAAAGAGCAATTCATTCTCGATAGAAACGATTACAGCTCGCTTGTGAACCGGATCAAGATAATGTCTGATATAGATATTTCTGAAAAACGACTTCCCCAGGATGGTCGAATCACATTAAGCGATCAGCAAATCAATATTGATATCAGGGTATCGTCGTTACCCACAAAGTATGGTGAGAAAATAGTTTTTCGTCTGTTGAATAAATCGAATATAACGATAGACCTGGAAAAACTTGGCTTCAAAACTCACCAATTGGACAATTACCGCCTGGCTTTTCACAGGCCCCAGGGAATTATTCTGATCAGTGGCCCGACAGGTTCGGGAAAGACCACGACGCTTTATGCAACATTAAAGGAATTAAACCAGCCTGAAACAAATATTCTGACAATCGAAGATCCTGTGGAATATACCCTCGAAGGGATCAACCAGACCCAGTTGAGAAATGACATTGGTTTAACCTATCCAGTGGCTTTAAAGACATTTTTAAGACAGGATCCTGATGTGATAATGGTAGGTGAGATCCGTGATAAAGAAACGGCAGACATGGCGATCAGAGCAGCCATGACTGGTCACTTGGTGTTGTCTACAATTCACACAAATTCTGCCCTGGAGACGATCTCCAGGTTAACTGAAATGGGAATTCCGGGGTACCTGATATCCGATACGCTTAACGCCAGCATGGCCCAGAGATTATTGAGAAAAAACTGTCCGGATTGCTCGACAGCGTTTGAATTAAAAGAAGAAGACTTTCCTTTTAAGGCAAATACAGATAAGATTTTATCAAAAGTCAAAACCCATAATAAAGGAAAAGGTTGTGAAAACTGTTTGTATACAGGATATAAAGGAAGGGTAGCCATCTACGAACTGATTTTGATGAATAATGAAATCAGGGAAACTCTTTTTAACAGCGATAAAGTAAAGCAAAGCTCCATGCCTGATTATGAAAAACTTGGAGACAATGCACTTGAATTATTAATCAATGGTAAAACGAGCTTAGAGGAGGTTTTACCTTATTTAATATAA
- a CDS encoding type II secretion system protein GspD, translating into MRYTILFFLFFSFITRGQDFDQRFAQIENQIESLSSRSVPQLMDTATFSVSQTPLSSFIRTIGKVHKLNVLVDPKLNEIPVTYNFESVLVKDLILFISKEYKVDIRVRGNILAFNLFKEPPVPAEPYREKKLSISYNPSDSTVSFDVERDSLKLFVKQLTAVSGINVVADQSVRGQLVTGYIQRLPLDTALNKLSVTNDLYLEKQGEVYVFYKSENIDRIPEGGQLKANNRRSNVSRRNAVGNQVRNRPPSLNVRFKDDSTFLINAENIEIEQLISELSFQSKDNFLLTSKIDGSLSLFLNGVTFEQALSAILSSTEHDYSISDGVYIIGQSDSRSFAEAEFLKLNFRPSENIMKDIPQNLIQDVEIKEIKELNGLVLSGSKQRIRLLKSFITQIDKPVANIMIEVIVIELKKGFNLQTGIQAFLADSTVQTGGKVFPGVDMTISSNSINSVLEKFANNGFINLGRVTPRFYMTLKALEDNNNIDIRSTPKLSTLNGHEAKLTIGESVYYVEQTQNITGGVNPITTTSQRFNQVEANLNININPVVSANDHVTLAVTAEFSNFIPPEVQNAPPGNATRMFDSQIRVKNEEMIVLGGLEEVSKSKSSSGTPLLSRIPILKWLFSTRSQQNSESRLLVFIRPTIVN; encoded by the coding sequence ATGAGATATACGATATTATTTTTTCTGTTTTTTTCATTTATAACCAGGGGTCAGGATTTCGATCAAAGGTTTGCTCAGATTGAGAACCAAATTGAGTCTTTGTCGTCTCGTTCGGTGCCGCAATTAATGGATACGGCAACTTTTTCTGTCTCACAGACCCCTCTTTCTTCGTTTATCAGAACAATAGGAAAAGTTCATAAATTAAATGTCTTAGTCGATCCCAAGCTAAACGAAATACCAGTTACATATAATTTTGAATCTGTACTGGTAAAAGATTTAATTCTGTTTATATCTAAAGAATACAAAGTAGATATCAGGGTCAGGGGAAACATCCTGGCATTTAATTTATTTAAGGAGCCGCCGGTTCCGGCTGAGCCATATAGAGAGAAAAAATTAAGTATCTCATATAACCCATCAGACAGCACTGTCAGTTTTGATGTTGAACGTGATTCTTTAAAATTATTTGTTAAGCAACTCACTGCCGTTTCGGGTATTAATGTAGTAGCTGATCAATCTGTAAGAGGCCAACTGGTGACTGGATATATCCAGCGTTTACCGCTCGATACAGCATTGAATAAGCTCTCAGTGACCAATGATCTTTATCTCGAGAAACAAGGAGAGGTATATGTATTCTATAAATCTGAAAATATTGATCGAATTCCGGAGGGTGGACAGTTAAAAGCCAATAATAGAAGAAGTAATGTATCCCGGCGAAATGCAGTGGGGAACCAGGTGAGAAACCGGCCTCCATCGTTAAACGTTCGTTTTAAAGACGATTCAACTTTTCTGATAAATGCCGAAAATATTGAAATCGAACAATTAATCAGTGAGTTATCTTTTCAGTCGAAAGACAATTTCCTGCTCACCTCAAAAATTGACGGTTCGTTATCTTTATTTCTAAACGGTGTTACCTTCGAGCAGGCTTTATCAGCTATTTTATCATCTACGGAACACGATTATTCCATTTCTGATGGAGTTTATATAATTGGACAGTCTGATTCAAGAAGCTTTGCAGAAGCGGAGTTTTTAAAACTTAACTTCCGTCCGAGTGAAAACATTATGAAAGACATCCCTCAAAATTTGATACAGGATGTTGAGATCAAGGAGATCAAGGAATTAAATGGCCTGGTTTTAAGCGGTAGTAAGCAGCGCATCAGGCTACTCAAAAGCTTTATTACTCAAATAGACAAGCCAGTCGCCAATATTATGATCGAGGTGATCGTGATTGAGTTAAAAAAAGGATTTAATCTACAAACCGGAATACAGGCATTCTTAGCTGATTCGACAGTCCAGACAGGAGGAAAAGTATTTCCGGGAGTTGACATGACCATTAGCAGTAATTCGATTAATAGTGTGTTGGAAAAATTCGCTAATAACGGGTTTATCAATTTAGGACGTGTAACACCACGTTTTTACATGACCCTAAAAGCCCTGGAAGACAATAATAATATTGACATAAGAAGTACTCCTAAATTGTCAACTTTAAATGGACATGAGGCCAAATTGACTATCGGTGAATCAGTTTACTACGTAGAACAAACCCAGAATATTACGGGTGGGGTGAATCCGATAACCACGACTTCTCAGCGATTTAACCAGGTTGAGGCAAACTTAAATATAAATATTAACCCGGTAGTAAGTGCTAACGATCATGTTACTCTGGCTGTGACGGCTGAATTTTCAAATTTCATTCCGCCAGAGGTACAAAATGCACCTCCGGGTAATGCAACCAGGATGTTTGACTCGCAAATCCGGGTTAAAAATGAAGAAATGATTGTCCTGGGTGGACTGGAAGAAGTTTCAAAATCAAAAAGCAGCTCAGGAACTCCTTTACTAAGTAGAATACCAATTTTAAAGTGGTTGTTTAGTACCCGTTCGCAACAAAACTCGGAAAGTAGATTGCTGGTATTTATTCGTCCGACGATAGTAAATTAA